The Thunnus thynnus chromosome 1, fThuThy2.1, whole genome shotgun sequence nucleotide sequence ttattgtttttatatatattatacagttTATTCATcacattatttatttctatttagttattgatttattgaatatTAAACACTTTAGGGCTCCATGTTTTTGGGGGGTATTGTTACAATGATAAAGTATGACAGTTGGTTGCTGAATAGCATCATTTTTATTCGAGGAGCTGCCACATTCTCCACACTTTTTCACCACATCAATATTTGCTTATTGTGTCCATGAATGCACCTCTCATCATCAACTAATGCTCATGTctcacttctttctttctcacttctTCTCACTCTTTGTTCATGAACACACCACCACTCAGCAGTCGACCTCTCAAATGTGTCTATGTTAccacaaagataaaacaaatgtgaaCTGTGATAGTTGACCTCAGTTAAACACGTCTCTgcagttacattttttaaagtttactgCACTGAATGGAAACCAACCTGCTGGACggaaaaacatttaacacaggAAAGTCTTAGGCAGTCATGTATATTTATAGAACTAAAACttgcaaaaacagcaaatcggtctttaaaggaaaaacaaggcAGAAGTGATTTTCTCTTCTCCAGTCCCATCTTTCCACCCAGCTTTTAGCTTGCCTGGCTCACACTACACCAGACCGTTGACCTGAACTTTCATcagcctgtttttcactttttttctctcagctgtTGTACTAAAAGGGCCAAAACACAGCGGGGGGTTTACAGCCACACACCTCCCCAGATGAATAGAACTAAGAGCAAAGTGAAAAACCAGGAAATGAGTCTATTTGTGATGAGAAGGTagagcacattcacacactttcTTTTGGGAGGGGTGGGGTTACAGCATGTCAAGACATGCtgtaaccccccccctcccatcctCTTATAGTTAAATATTAATCCTGCAAGCTTCTGATAGCATAGGGCCGGAAAAACTGCTCAAAACTGTgagataagtgtgtgtgttttatttcctgtgtggAAAATAATGTGCTAAACTATGGAGTAGACAATTTACATAAGAGAACACGAAACAACTTCCTGTGAACATAACTGGAACATGAGTCGCTTTATACAACTGGCActaaaaaaacatcattgtgcCCTCTGCTGTCCATCAGATGTTACTGCTTGCATGTAGGTATTTAAATGAGGCGGAGGATATTTACAAGGTTTTAAAACCACTGTGGTTTTACAGCCTTTTCAGTGGTCTGTGCTCTAGTAATAGCTGTTTACATGAACTTGAACTGCTTTGAAAGCATGAGTATTTAGTCAAGTACACCGGGCGTCCCTGCAGTACTCCTGTCAGTCCTACCTGTTAATAAACTGCGTTGCCATGGATATTAatcagtctgtctgtttatcCAGGTGTCCACATCCTGATCGCTGTCGGCGCTGTGATGATGGTAGTCGGGTTCCTCGGGTGCTATGGTGCCATCCAGGAGTCCCAATGTCTCCTGGGAACTGTGAGTCACTGTCACATTTAGCTTATTTTGTCATTAACCAATCAAGGAAAACCCCATCTTAGCTAAAGCCTTACCATAACCGTTTATCCAATGTTTTCATTCTGTCCTGCAGTTCTTCGCCTGCCTGGTCATCCTGTTCGCCTGCGAGGTTGCAGCTGGAATCTGGGGCTTCATGCACAAAGACACAGTGAGACCatgcatacacagacacacacacacacacacgcacgcacttACACCAGAGCTAGAAATAGGCATGCAACATTTAGCAGTACAGTAAATTCAGGAACCCTCATTTATTTCAATGGGATTGCTGTGTTGACTCTGCCAACACAGAGGCCTCctgcaaaaaaacacagtgttgtATTCAGATGGACCTGGCTAAACATGTGCTGCAAAGCAATACCAAGTCATTCTAATCaaacacatgcaagcacacattcctggGAGATTACTTTGAAATGTGAACAGGGTAATTCTACAGTTAACCCACATGATCATTGATAAAACTGATAAATGGACTGTGGCCAGAGTTGTAAAGTCTGGTCTCTTTATAAACCACTGTGTTGTGGTTTTGTATCTGATGAACCTTCAGACTCATCAATCTATCACTCAGACCAGCGTTTTTGtagaaacacactcacaccaaCACAGCTTATATTTAATGCAGCGCTGTTTTCGGTCTGAATGGCTGGTCACTTTTTCTTTACTGTAACTGTATATTTAGTGCTGCTGTgaatgcaacaacaacaaaaaaatcttaacaaATTAAACACTTCTTCCATCTCGCTGTATTGCCCCTCATCACTCCAAAGCTTTGCCTGAATTGTAGTGTATTTAGTGATTAATTTTCAAGGTAACAATATTAAGTTTGAGGCAGAGCTAACAAAAACCTCTCTGTTCCTGTTTCAGGTGTCAAAGGAGATGATCAACTTCTATGACTCTGTGTACGACAAGGCCATATCATCAACTATTGTTgaacaggagaagaaaaaggCAGCCTCCACTGTGCTCAAGGTCTTCCATGAGACGGTATGAACATACGCTATGTAATGTATATTTTgatacaatgtaaaaaaaaaccaaaaaaacccctCCCTTGAAAGAAGGAAGAGAGCATGCTTAATGGTTAAAGCAAACTCAAGTCTTCATTGCAGTAATCTACTGtgcacatgtaaaaataaacaccCTGAAAGAATCATGTGACAGCTGAGTGTTCAGTGTAGCAGCAGGTGTACGTCTGACCCAGATACGTGTGAGATGTAATACATAAACATAGCCACAAGGTAGAGCTCTGCTTAATACAGGCAgtctgacatcacaacaactGCATATTCAAGAGTTGTGATAACAGTTAAAGTTCTGGACACATTCACTAAACACAGTACATGTCAAGGtactttttcaaatatttgccATCATTTTTGCTGTGTAACAAGTATTGTTACACTGTGTTGCGCCACAGACATGTCAGAGGTTATTGGACTATTTGTTGCATAAATATTTCtccaagcagcagcagaggatcCATCATGGAGCACAATAAATCCTCCCTCAAGGATGAAACTCACTGCACAGCTGAATGCAGCATAGTGACTTGCTTTCAGTTGGCGTTAATTGGGAAGTAGAACATAAATAATACCAATCAGCTCTGACAGATGGCTCCCAGTGACTCAGTCTTGGTGGTGACTCATCCTGTGCATGGGCAGAGACGTCTGGCCAGCGACTATATATCATTTTAATGGTGCACTTTCAAGCTAAAGTTGACAATATGAGAAAATCCTCACAACAGCTATAAAATTCTGCTAGTAATGATTCACTCATGTCCATCTCCAGTGTTGATTTTTGGGAAAATCAATTTCTGGTGACTAACAGCAGGTCATCATGTAGCACATTAGTGAACCTTATGTGTTTACTTCACTTCTCTGGTGTCACGAAAAGCTCATGAAATAATGACTGATTATGAACATTTATAGTCGAGATTGAAACTAAACCTCATATATCATAAATAATGACAGGCTGGTAGAAACAAGATAAAAAGAGGCATCTTAACCATAATGTCATCATAATGCCATCAATTGTGATAATTCATAAATTGTCTTGAGTcgttttttaagagaaaaattctctgattccagcctttcaaatatgaatattttcagtttctttgagtcctctatgacagtaaactgaatatgtttgggttgtgacaaaacaagacatttgaagacgtcatcttgggctctgggaatCAGTGAtagacattttctgacattttgtggaccaaacaactaatggattcatcaagaaaataatcaacagattaatcgataatgaaaataattgtcagttgcagccctTGTTATAGCTGCTTTTCACTCTCTGATGTATTGAGGAAAATCCCCGCACTGGTGctgatgtgcatgtgtgttactAGGTTACCAAATGATCTTGCATACTTATTAAGATGGCTTGTCAGTTTCCatgatcagcagatggagtcATAGTAGTTTAGATTGTGAATTCAATGCTAAGCTTTGCCAGCCCAAACCAAGCAAAACCAAAGAGGAAAAGCACCAGATTTCCTCACAGGGCATCAAACAGATCAGGTGTGAAAGCACCATAACTAAGAGGATATGCAAAAACAATTCATACAACCTGTTGATCAATTGTCAATAAAAATCTATGGAAACATACAGATGACAGTTTTTGTCTGTTGTATGTTTCAACTAATATGTTTATGAGAAATGTGGAACGTAAAATAATTACAAGTAACGATGACATGAAGTAGGAACAAACACTTTATAGAGGCTATGTGCAAAATTTGCATGATACACAAGAGTGTGTTGTCATTAAACTGTTAAACCAGTAGATAACAGAAACCAAATAAGAATGGGGGGTGACGTACAGTAAGTAGAGGACGAGGGAGCGCTACTTCATCACtgtgttgtctttgtgtttcagctggATTGCTGTGGTAAAGGCCAGGGGACTGCTATCCTGACCAAACTTACAGACTCACTCGGCGTGACCAATTTGTGCCCCAAAGGAACTCCAACTGTAAGTGTGATCACAGTTTTCTCACCACTTTCATGCATGCAACAGCTTGGTCACACTGTGAGGTTGTGTTCACCACACTCAGCATAAAACTTCAACAGCGCAGCAACAAATGTAGGTACTGTGTGTTACTGTTCACTTCATTCTAGAGTAAAATATATCTCAGATTGAAATATTAAAAGTGTGTGATATgttttatcagaaaaaaatggattaTACATTTGGAGCAATCACAATGGTCTTGAAAACACTGCACTCATTTCTTAAGAACGCACTTCGCTAAAGGAAGACATTGTATCTTGTtgaagcacaggtgttactaacaTAATTAATAATGTCTCCATTTCGTTTAGGTGTACCAGTATGtcatgtcagtctgtcagttggAATGTAACCATTTTTTAAGGAGTTGTTCAACAGGAAAATATgctcattcactttcttgcagcGAGTTAGACGAGAAGAGAGAGCCTGGAGATGATTAGCTTAGCAAGCATATGCACTGGAAGCTAGCCTGACTCTCCAAATGTACAGGGAGGATATGTGGGAGGATACGCTCTTCTGTGCAGCGTCTCTGCTGGATGCCTGGCAAACTCACAGTGACCACATGACTCAGAGAAGTCTGCTCCTGGTTGTTGTTCACCAATAAATAACTATACAGCATTTACGATCTAATTTGTGAGCTTTtgaggtgttggtaggtgtatttttgaactttggacagagccaagctagctgtttctctttgtttccaCTATTTATGCTAAGATAAGCTAATCCCCTTCTGGCTCCAGCGTCCTACTTAGAGCACAGACATAAGattggtatcgatcttctcatctaactctctgcaagaaagtgaataagcacaTTTCACATAATGTTAAACgtttaaaatgtctaaatatcTGTTGTGAGAAAGATCTATGTGGCCAGGGCTCTGGAAATGTTGAGAAACACTGATGTAGAGCTACTGTCTTTCGATGGGATAATGAACAGAGTTTATAATTCCAACTAAATTTGTGATGTAGAGAAGCACTGAGGGCTGTATTCAGGGCTGGAGACATAAGCTGCTTCAGTGCAAAATTTCAGTAGAAAGATATGCAGGGAAGGTCTCTGTATTCAGACTTGTGCTGCACAGGGGATTCATCTTGATTTCTTGGCAGCACATTCACATTACTGAAATGATCTGAGTCCAGTCCAAGCGTCTGAGGTTGCCAGGACTATCTTGTGTTCAGTTTTCTGGAACTGATGTTTTCCTGTGTATTGAGCCAATACTGTTAATCCAACATCaggtgataaaaaaaagtggattgatttttttttttttaaatgcattttttactgTGTGTAATCAACATAATAGACTAAATACAAGAGACACAGTAAGCTATTGTGAAGTAAAATttagagaaagcatgttgtaaTAAGATTAAATTGATTGTTGAATGATTGCTAAAATAAATCAGACTAAGAGCTACGCTAGCAGCTAGTAAGGCTTAACATTCACCATGTTAATGTTGCATGTTcatatgctaacatttgctaattagcgcTGAACACGAATGGGATGGGAATGTCGTTATTTTTGCAAGTATTAGTTAGGTGACTGAACATCCCaagcagctagcatggctaaaatgaggagacacagaggcacagaaggaggactgtggattttttttgggactttggcactaaaaagactaacattgaaatatatctacttgatttgacttatttcgacgtctgaagctaatatgaagctttaaacgtttaaatacatttttgctcaaatggaggactatggattttgtccctcatcacttacattgttagtgcattatgaagggatgtTCTAAtgctcagtatgaacaggaggaacgattatgGTAAGAAAGCATGTTTCAAtggggcacctgactgttgtattaaaacagacttgaaaaattgtgaacccgtccgcTAATGTCACATAAGTCCTTACTCTGAATACAGCCCTGAATGAATAAGAAGCCAAACTGCTCATTGGAATAAATATGGAATAGtacttaaataataaaaagccaAAGTAAAATATGGCACCTTGTTTTCCCATTGACTTCAAAATCAGTAAACAAgatacaaaataatattttgatgattttccTTTGCAGAGTTGCCACGATAGGATCCAGGAATTGTTCTCAGATAAGATTTATCTGATTGGTATCGCCGCTCTGGTGGTCGCAGTTATTATGGTGAGTTTCAATAACACACTGTATTTCTTCAGCCTCAAATTTATCCAACAGCACACAGCAGGTTACCAAGACACGTTCACCTGACAGCTGAAATCCTAAATACAGTAATGTAGTCATGGGTAGGGGTGTGACTGCTCTTTCACTGCATCAATGCAATTATTAAATGgttgtaaataaaacataaatcttgtaatataaaatataaatggtGCTGGTTAAAGTGCATCAGTCACCTAAAGGACACAAGGGGAATTAATCTCTCTGACTTCAGGAGCAATCAGTGTGAAATGCTTTTAATCAAACTAATGGCAGTTCTCTGCCATCAAGCTTTTCTCCTCTTGGACTAATTTGACCAACACcatattttgtgtatatttatctgtctacctgtctgcctgAGACCTGAAATTACTGGGCTAGATTTAAGTATAGGCTAGTGTTActctacatttttattattatgaataaa carries:
- the LOC137187672 gene encoding CD81 antigen-like, with protein sequence MGVEGCTKCIKYMLFFFNFIFWLAGGVILGVALWLRHDPQTSNLLVLEFDGAQAPSTFYISVHILIAVGAVMMVVGFLGCYGAIQESQCLLGTFFACLVILFACEVAAGIWGFMHKDTVSKEMINFYDSVYDKAISSTIVEQEKKKAASTVLKVFHETLDCCGKGQGTAILTKLTDSLGVTNLCPKGTPTSCHDRIQELFSDKIYLIGIAALVVAVIMIFEMIFSMVLCCGIRNSPVY